The DNA window CGACGTAAGTGAGGTTCTACTGACTGACTAGTGGCTAAATTTGTTAGACAAAAAAGATAATCTTGAAACAAGCTAGGATAAGGCGTTTCGTTTTCCAAAACTCTCACTAATAATTCATTCAAATAAAAACCACTCAATAGTGCGATTTGGCTAAGCGGTAAGGCTAATGCTGCAGGCTCTGCTTTTGTTAAGATCTTTAATTCTCCACGTCCTCCCCAACGTAACAACAAAGGTGTAAAAGGTTGTAAAACCCCTTTCCATGGGGAACGCTTTGCCCTCGCACCTTTTGCTAGGACAGTTAATCGTCCATACTCTTCAGTAAAAAGATCCACCAATAAACTAGTTTCACTATACTCCCGACGATGCAAGACAAAACCACGTTGCCAAGTTTCGATCATATCCTCACTTTGTGGATAAATTAAAAATTGACGTTAATTTTAACAAAAATTTATGATTATGCTATAAATGAAAGGAAAAATGCCTATAATTAGATATTAAATTTATCAATTAAAATAATGTTGAAAAGAAATGGAACAATACAATAAATTAAGTCTTGAATGGGATTGCCGACGTGGTATGTTAGAATTAGATAACATCATTATGCCATTTTATAAAGAAGAATTTGAACAATTACCACCACAGCAAAAAGCACTGTTTGTTGAACTTTTAAGCTATACCGACCCACAACTTTTCTCTTGGTTTATGAATCAAAGTAAAGCTCCAACAGAAGAGTTACAACACTTAATCGAGCAAATAAAAACCAAATTAATCACTAAGAAATAATCAATTTTAAAAAAATTTTGAACTTTTTGCTTAAAACAGACTCTAAATAAAAGAAAAAAGCGATCTTATTTTGCCTTAACCCTGATAATACTGTTAGCAAAAAGAATAAGGTAAGGAGATTCACTTTCGATGAGTGAGCAACTAACAGATCAATCCTTGATTGAAAAAGTAAAACAGGGAAATAAACAGGCATTTAACTTGTTAGTCTCTCGTTACCAAAATCGTGTAGCTGGTATAGTCAATCGGTTTGTATCACCTTCTGATGTTCCCGATTTGGTACAAGAAACTTTTTTACGAGTTTATCGTTCATTACATACTTTTCGTAACGATAGTGCTTTTTCCACTTGGTTGTATGCAATTGCAACTAATGTCGCTAAAGCACATTTAATGAATGAAAAAAAACGGTTTTCATCAGAAGTTATTCCGATTGAAGAGACTGAAGGTTTTGATGACGATAAACTAAAAGAAATTGAGACCCCTGAAAATATATTTTTAAGTAATGAAATTAAACGTACCGTGATGGAGACTCTAGAAAACTTACCCGAAGATTTACGCAAAGCCTTCTTGCTAAGGGAAGTTGAAGGATTAAATTATGAAGAAATAGCGAAACAACTCAATTGCCCTATCGGCACTGTCCGTTCTCGTTTATTTCGAGCAAGGGAAATAATTGAAGGAAAAATTGCCCCTTTACGTCAAATTCATTTGAGAAAACAGAATTAAAAAATATTGTGTCATTGATAGAAAACAATCAAAGACAAATACCGCAGAATCGGAGCAAATTGATTATGCAATATAAAGAGTTACTTTCTGCTTACATTGATGGTGAAGAAGTTAGTCAGGAATTTACGGCTAAACTTTGCCAAGATCAAGACCTACAACAGTCTTGGCATACCTTACATTTAATACGTTCAGTGGTAAGACAAGAAAGTGAAATAGTATTAGGCGATGATTTCACTGCCAAGATGGCAAGTTTAATTGAACAAGAAACAAAAGTGTTAGATGAACAACCTACACCGCCAACAGTTCCAATTATAACAACGCTTAAACGCTATTTTGCACCTGTTCTCCAACTTGCTGTTGCTGCAAGTGTGTGTTTCGTTGCGATTATTGGTGTACAATCTCTCAATCAAGCAGATCGAGAACGTAACTCAGCAGATGTACCAATTTTACAAACATTACCATTTACTCGTTCCGTAGAAGAAGTAAGTTATAATGTTGCAGATAAAAATACCCCAAGTCGTGAAGAACTTGAACAACAAAATCGAAAAATCAATCAAATGTTCCAAGACTACGAATTACAACGTCGGATATACCAGAAATAGAAAATAAACAAAAATAATTTCACCACCACTAGGTGGTGAAATTATTTTTAATTACAATAGATTACAAGTAGTGTGACGTAAGGAAATATCAAATGAGAATAAAACTGACTGTCTCTTTAATTATCACTTCATTTATCAGTCTCTTCTCTCAAATCGTTCAAGCAGATAAAACTATACCGCTTAACTCCCCTGCACTTACTCGTTTACAACAAATGACTGAAGCAAGTGAGAAAAGTAATTATGAAATCTATTTTTCACGTAATACAGATCTTGCTGATACTTCTGTCCGTTATCGTTATGTTAATGATAATGGTAAAAAATATGCACAATTACTTTATCTTGATGGGGTACGACAAGAAATTTTACAACGTGATAATATCATCAGCTATTTCACGCCTCACTATCCTCCTTTCAGTATCCAAGGATCACATATTATTGATGAACTACCTGCGGTGTTATATGCCGATTGGAACCAATTAGCTAAATATTACGATTTTATTCAAGGAGGAAAAGATCGCGTAGCAGATCATATTGCTTATGTCATTCGTATCCTGCCAAAAGATGATTTCCGTTATCAATATGTTGTCTGGCTTGATGAAAATAGTGGTTTACTGCTCCGTAGTGAAATTCTCGATCGGAATGGTAATATTCTTGATCAATTTAAAGTGATTGATCTTACCTTAAGCGATCACTTAAAACAGATTATTACACCATTAAATAGCCTTACATTACCACCGATTTTATCGCTAGAAGAAGAAAGAGTGGATAATAAAAATACCCACTCAACCACCACAACCTCTAACCCAACACCAACATTTAACTGGACACCATCTTGGCTACCTAAGGGGTTTATCGAACTTAACCACGCTTATCTACCGGGACAAGACTTGCAAGAAAGCCGCCTATATAGCGATGGTCTGTTCTCTTTTTCTATCTATGTTACCAATAAGCCTATTCCATCGGCTTTTAGTGGTATTGCCCGTACAGGTCTAAATACAATTTATACAGACAACGTAAATGGTCATGCTGTTACTATCATTGGACAAATCCCTGCGACGACTGCCCGCCGTGTAGTACAAGATATTAAATTTAAAGCCAATGCCAAAGGAGAGGAAAAGCAATGATGATTGAAAATGCGACCGTAATTGACTATCAAAATGGCATTGCCACCGTAAAATGCCAAAGTAAAACCAGTTGCGGTCATTGCCAAGCCAAAGCAAATTGTGGTGTCTCTGTATTATCAGAATTAGGTCAACTCACTGGTAAAGCGGAGGAACATCACTTTACTATTACCAGTTCAATTCCTCTAACCCCAGGGCAAAAAATCTTAGTTGGTTTAGATGAAAAAGCACTCATTCATTCGGTATTACTCGTCTATATCCTTCCATTAATCACTTTATTAACTACTGCAATAATCACCTCATTTTTTACCTCCAATGAAAGTATCATAGCCTTACTTACCTTAGTAATGACACTACTATCTTTTTTAATTGTGCGTCATTTTGACAAAAAATTAAAAAAACAACCTTACTATCAACCAAAATTCCTCAAAACACTTTAAACCTAAAAAAATAGGTAAGAATTTCTCTTACCTATTTTCGATTAAAACCAGATCATTCCTTTTTATCTTTGCGAGGTTGGCATACGACGTTTACCAATATTTTTAGTATCCCGATGGCGAACCTTCACTTTTTTCTTACTTGCCTCTTTTTTCTCTTCCTTTCGTTGTTTAATTTTTGCCTTTTGTTTTTTCGTTACCCGTTTAATATCCCCATCTTTCGGGGCTTTTGTTCTTGGTTCTAATCCTTCTATTACTCTTGCTTTAAGCAATTCACCAGTATAACGTCTAATTTTACCTAATAATTTATAATCATGTGCTTCAACAAAAGAAATTGCAGTCCCTTTTTTCCCTGCTCTTGCCGTCCGTCCAATTCGATGTAAATAAATATCCGCACTATATGGCAAATCAAAATTAAAGACATGTGAAATATCTTCAACATCAATACCTCTTGCAGCAACATTAGTCGCAACTAAGATTGTCACCACGCCATTTTTTAATTTATCCAGTGCATTATTACGTTGATTTTGAGCCATATCACCTTCTAAATAGGTGCTTCGAATACCACGTTTACGCAAGGTTTCTGCTACATCTCTAACATCTTCTCTCCGACGTACAAATACGATTCCTCTCGTAACTTGTTCAGTTGTGATCGCCCGTACCAACAACTTGATTTTATGCTCTAAATTATCTGCATGGTAATACCACTGATTAATTTTTTTCCGTTCACGTCGGCTAGGTTCAGCTTCAACCCTAACAGGATCTGTCAACAAGCGAGTTGCAAAATCTTCTAACAGTTCACCTTCTAGCGTTGCTGAAAATAGTAAAGTTTGTTTCCGCCAACGTGTTTCTGCTGCAATTTTCTCTGCATCTTGCCCAAATCCCATTTGTAACATACGATCAGCTTCATCAAAAATCAAAATTTCAACTGCACGGCAGTCAAAATTTTCTTCTTTTATATATTGTAATAAGCGTCCCGGTGTTGCGACGACAATATCCTGATTTTTATTAAATACATCACCATGATTTTGATAGGCTACACCACCAGTAATAGTCGCAATACTCAAATGCGTAAAACAAGCTAACTCTGTTGCTTGTTCTGCAACTTGAATGGCTAACTCTCTCGTTGGTGTAAGAATTAAAACTCTTGGTGCACCTGGCTTGCGTCTAGGATAATCTAATAAATGTTGAATCGCTGGTAGTAAGAATGCGGCTGTTTTTCCTGTACCCGTTGGAGCAGAACCTAACACATCACTACCATTCATTGCAGCAGGAA is part of the Mergibacter septicus genome and encodes:
- a CDS encoding FAD assembly factor SdhE, with the translated sequence MEQYNKLSLEWDCRRGMLELDNIIMPFYKEEFEQLPPQQKALFVELLSYTDPQLFSWFMNQSKAPTEELQHLIEQIKTKLITKK
- the recO gene encoding DNA repair protein RecO, with protein sequence MIETWQRGFVLHRREYSETSLLVDLFTEEYGRLTVLAKGARAKRSPWKGVLQPFTPLLLRWGGRGELKILTKAEPAALALPLSQIALLSGFYLNELLVRVLENETPYPSLFQDYLFCLTNLATSQSVEPHLRRFEFRLLTALGYGIDFCHCAGTGLLVDDDMTYRYREEKGFIASLIVDNLTFYGRELLAFERLQFTDKQVLQAAKRFTRIALKPYLGGKPLKSRELFQQHLLYLKKR
- the rpoE gene encoding RNA polymerase sigma factor RpoE, with translation MSEQLTDQSLIEKVKQGNKQAFNLLVSRYQNRVAGIVNRFVSPSDVPDLVQETFLRVYRSLHTFRNDSAFSTWLYAIATNVAKAHLMNEKKRFSSEVIPIEETEGFDDDKLKEIETPENIFLSNEIKRTVMETLENLPEDLRKAFLLREVEGLNYEEIAKQLNCPIGTVRSRLFRAREIIEGKIAPLRQIHLRKQN
- a CDS encoding SoxR reducing system RseC family protein encodes the protein MMIENATVIDYQNGIATVKCQSKTSCGHCQAKANCGVSVLSELGQLTGKAEEHHFTITSSIPLTPGQKILVGLDEKALIHSVLLVYILPLITLLTTAIITSFFTSNESIIALLTLVMTLLSFLIVRHFDKKLKKQPYYQPKFLKTL
- a CDS encoding sigma-E factor negative regulatory protein, with product MQYKELLSAYIDGEEVSQEFTAKLCQDQDLQQSWHTLHLIRSVVRQESEIVLGDDFTAKMASLIEQETKVLDEQPTPPTVPIITTLKRYFAPVLQLAVAASVCFVAIIGVQSLNQADRERNSADVPILQTLPFTRSVEEVSYNVADKNTPSREELEQQNRKINQMFQDYELQRRIYQK
- the srmB gene encoding ATP-dependent RNA helicase SrmB; this translates as MLQSQFVEFELDPALLKALQRKGYLRPTAIQTEAIPAAMNGSDVLGSAPTGTGKTAAFLLPAIQHLLDYPRRKPGAPRVLILTPTRELAIQVAEQATELACFTHLSIATITGGVAYQNHGDVFNKNQDIVVATPGRLLQYIKEENFDCRAVEILIFDEADRMLQMGFGQDAEKIAAETRWRKQTLLFSATLEGELLEDFATRLLTDPVRVEAEPSRRERKKINQWYYHADNLEHKIKLLVRAITTEQVTRGIVFVRRREDVRDVAETLRKRGIRSTYLEGDMAQNQRNNALDKLKNGVVTILVATNVAARGIDVEDISHVFNFDLPYSADIYLHRIGRTARAGKKGTAISFVEAHDYKLLGKIRRYTGELLKARVIEGLEPRTKAPKDGDIKRVTKKQKAKIKQRKEEKKEASKKKVKVRHRDTKNIGKRRMPTSQR
- a CDS encoding MucB/RseB C-terminal domain-containing protein, which codes for MRIKLTVSLIITSFISLFSQIVQADKTIPLNSPALTRLQQMTEASEKSNYEIYFSRNTDLADTSVRYRYVNDNGKKYAQLLYLDGVRQEILQRDNIISYFTPHYPPFSIQGSHIIDELPAVLYADWNQLAKYYDFIQGGKDRVADHIAYVIRILPKDDFRYQYVVWLDENSGLLLRSEILDRNGNILDQFKVIDLTLSDHLKQIITPLNSLTLPPILSLEEERVDNKNTHSTTTTSNPTPTFNWTPSWLPKGFIELNHAYLPGQDLQESRLYSDGLFSFSIYVTNKPIPSAFSGIARTGLNTIYTDNVNGHAVTIIGQIPATTARRVVQDIKFKANAKGEEKQ